From a region of the Panicum virgatum strain AP13 chromosome 2K, P.virgatum_v5, whole genome shotgun sequence genome:
- the LOC120688889 gene encoding squamosa promoter-binding-like protein 13 produces the protein MDRRDKSRRGSSSSAVAAASMAALAAAAAAGEGSSSGSGSADGALPPHAEEEEDQKPPKLAAVGGASSSSPSPVPARRGAAAGGGPRCQAERCNADLNEAAQYNRRHKVCQTHSKSPVVLVAGLRQRFCQQCSRFHELSEFDENKRSCRLRLAGHNERRRKSAADTHGHGGGGGGSSNGGGGGGGAGDGCRHADQDGRGHQGNPPPNHFQIR, from the exons ATGGACCGCAGGGACAAGTCCCGTAGGGGCTCGTCgagctcggcggtggcggcggcgtccatggccgcgctcgccgccgccgcggcggctggcGAGGGCTcgagctccggctccggctcggcCGACGGGGCGCTTCCGCCGCacgcggaagaggaggaggaccagAAGCCCCCCAAGCTTGCGGCCGTGGGAGGCGCCTCTAGCTCCTCCCCGTCCCCGGTGCCGGCgaggaggggcgcggcggcgggcggcgggccgaGGTGCCAGGCGGAGCGGTGCAACGCCGACCTGAACGAGGCGGCGCAGTACAACCGGAGGCACAAGGTGTGCCAGACGCACTCCAAGTCCCCCGTcgtgctcgtcgccggcctccgccagcGATTCTGCCAGCAATGCAGCCG GTTCCACGAGCTGTCGGAGTTCGACGAGAACAAGCGCAGCTGCCGCCTGCGCCTGGCGGGGCACAACGAGCGCCGCCGGAAGAGCGCGGCGGACACgcacgggcacggcggcggcggcggcggcagcagcaacggtggcggcggcggcggcggcgctggcgacgGGTGCCGCCACGCCGACCAGGACGGCCGGGGCCACCAGGGGAACCCGCCGCCGAACCACTTCCAGATCAGATAA